The Streptomyces sp. NBC_01571 genome includes the window GGTGGGTGCGCAGCGTGTCGACGGTGGCGCGCAGGCGTGCGGTGACGAGGTCGACGACGGCGCGCACACTCTGCTCGCCCTCCGGGAACGCGGGGAGGGTCGTGGTCGCCGCCACGGTGTCGGTACGGCCGTCAGGGAACGCCGCCAGCGCCCGCATGCGTTCGGCGATGGTGTCGGCCGCTTCCCGCGCGTCGTCGACGACCTGGTCCAGTTGCAGGTGGAGGTCCCGGAAGTTGTGACCGACCACGTTCCAGTGGGCCTGCTTCCCCTGGAGGTGCAGTTCGACCAGGTCCACCACGACCTGCTGCAACGCCTGGGCAAGCTGCGGCGAGGCCGTGAACCCGGCGGTATCGGTCTCCGAACGCCGGGAGCCCCCAGGGGCAGAGGAAACGGTCATGGCATCTCTCCTTCGAGAGCACAAGGGAGTGGGCCCCTGGAGACAGGAGGCCCGTTGGCTGACGCCTCCCAACCTACGAAGAAGTCTCCGCGCCGCAACCGGGGTTCGGCCGCCTGCCCGTAACGGTTGCGTCGGCGCTTTCCTGCCGGGCATGCCCCGCGCAGTCGTCGCCTTTCCGGCTCCGGCCGGCCGGGTGGCCGAGCGCCGCCCGTGCGATGACGACGCCTCTGAGCGGTCGCTGTCGGTGCGTACCCGCCTGGCCTTTCTCGACCGCGGCGCAGCATGGTCGCCGGATCGGACGCGCCCTTCCGGATCACGGCCCGGTACCTTCCGAAGGCGTGGCGCGCGATGGCTGCCCGACCGGCGGCCGGGGGAGGTCGGCCGCCCGGGCGCCGGGCCGGACACGCGGACGCGGCCAGGCACGCAGACGCGGGCCGACACGGAACTGCCGCGCGTCGCGGACCGTCAGGGAACAGCCGCGCGTCGCGGACCGGACGGGACCGCAGGACCGCGGTAGCAGGCGGTCGTACCGACTGTCGCACTCGCTGCCGCCCTGCTCCTGCTCCGGTGGCCCCAGCCAGGTGGCCGGGGCCGGAGCGACGGCCCGCACACGGACTACGACGGCGGCTTCCTCAAGTAGTCGACGGCGGCGAGGTCGTCCCTGTCGTGGCCGGCCGCGACGGTCGCATCGAGGCGGTCCCGTACGGCCTCGAGCAGGGGGCTGGGGGTGGCGGCCGCCGCGGCCAGGTCGATGTCCTTCAGGGCGAGTTGCACCGCGAATCCGGGCGCGTACGAGGCGTCGTCCATGGCGCCCACCTTCTGCAACTCGTACGGCATGGCGAGCGGGCCGGCCTCGAGCACGCGGACGAACGTCGCGTGGTCGATGCCGAGCGCGTCGCACAGCGCGAGGACGTCGCTCATGGCGACCGTCGAGGCAGCCATCCAGGCGTTGACCACGAGCTTGACGGCACTGCCCTCGACGTCCGTCCCGACGTGGAGCACGGACGAGCCGAGATCGTCGAGCACGGGACGCGCCCGCGCAAGGACGTTTTCAGGGCCGGCAACCAGCCAGACGAGCCTGCCCTGCCGAGCGGGAGCGGTGCTTCCCGAGACCGGTGCGTCGAGGTACGCGACACCGTGATCACGAGCCAGGCCTGCCAGCACGCCGGCGTCCCTCGGTCCCACCGTGCTCGCCTGCACCCAGACGGCGTCGTCGTCGAGCCGGGCGATGACATCTGACATGACCTCCGTGACCGCGTCGCCGTCACGGAGCACAGTGATGACGACGGACGCGCCGGAGACCGCATCTTCCAGCGCCCTCACCGCCGTGACTCCGGCCGCTTGCTCGGCAACCGCGCGGGCCCTTTCCTCCGTTCGGTTCCACAGCCGTACCTCGTGCCCGGTTTCGCCGAGACGCATCGCCATCGCGGCGCCGAGTGCGCCTGCGCCCAGAACAGCGACGGTGGAAGCCTGAGACATGGAAGACCCCTTTTCTGTGCCCCCCGTCGGTCCGGTGGTACGTGGCGGGTCCAGGTCACGGCGACGCCGTAGGGGCCGGTACCGAGGGTGACCGTGGCGGCGACTGTGCGGGATGCCGGGTCGATGACGGTGAGGGCCTTCACCCCCTGGTGCCACCGCGATCGGATTCCGGCCCGGCCCGCGGGCCGCGCGACCGCGTGCGGCAGCCCAATCGGCGTCGGGATCGACGTCGGCGACCTGCCGCTTTCGCAAAACGCACTATATGGGACGTGTCTGCTCGCGCCACCGGAGAGACGGCCGACAGCTCCGACCACGGGCCGACGCCTGCGTGACCCTGAGAATCCGGCGCCGGGGCCGGACGTTCGTCCGAGTGGCGTCGGCGCTCGGGCCGGGGCGATT containing:
- a CDS encoding Dps family protein codes for the protein MTVSSAPGGSRRSETDTAGFTASPQLAQALQQVVVDLVELHLQGKQAHWNVVGHNFRDLHLQLDQVVDDAREAADTIAERMRALAAFPDGRTDTVAATTTLPAFPEGEQSVRAVVDLVTARLRATVDTLRTHHDQVDSEDPATADLLHGIIDSLEKHAWMVSAENRSV
- a CDS encoding NAD(P)-dependent oxidoreductase, translating into MSQASTVAVLGAGALGAAMAMRLGETGHEVRLWNRTEERARAVAEQAAGVTAVRALEDAVSGASVVITVLRDGDAVTEVMSDVIARLDDDAVWVQASTVGPRDAGVLAGLARDHGVAYLDAPVSGSTAPARQGRLVWLVAGPENVLARARPVLDDLGSSVLHVGTDVEGSAVKLVVNAWMAASTVAMSDVLALCDALGIDHATFVRVLEAGPLAMPYELQKVGAMDDASYAPGFAVQLALKDIDLAAAAATPSPLLEAVRDRLDATVAAGHDRDDLAAVDYLRKPPS